In one window of Campylobacter coli DNA:
- the cysC gene encoding adenylyl-sulfate kinase — protein MDNNLTWHASSITKAQRAKLKKQKPCVLWFTGLSGSGKSTLANAVEKKLFEQGFHTYLLDGDNVRHGLNGDLGFDEASRVENIRRIGELCKLFMDAGMIVLCAFISPFEKDRKLVKDLLEEDEYIEIFVDTSLEVCEKRDPKGLYKKARQGEIKNFTGIDSPYERPKNPHIRITKEDLNENVDMILGFLNRRYK, from the coding sequence ATGGACAATAATCTCACTTGGCATGCTAGTAGCATTACTAAAGCTCAAAGAGCTAAACTTAAAAAACAAAAACCTTGTGTGTTGTGGTTTACGGGATTAAGCGGAAGTGGTAAATCCACTTTGGCCAATGCAGTAGAGAAAAAGCTTTTTGAGCAAGGTTTTCATACTTATCTTTTAGATGGAGATAATGTACGCCATGGACTTAATGGTGATTTAGGATTTGATGAAGCTTCAAGAGTAGAAAATATAAGGCGTATAGGAGAGCTTTGTAAGCTTTTTATGGATGCTGGTATGATAGTGCTTTGTGCTTTTATATCCCCTTTTGAAAAAGATAGAAAACTAGTTAAAGACCTTTTAGAAGAGGATGAATATATAGAAATATTTGTCGATACTTCTTTGGAAGTTTGTGAAAAAAGGGATCCAAAAGGACTTTATAAAAAAGCAAGACAAGGAGAGATTAAAAACTTTACAGGCATAGATAGTCCTTATGAAAGACCCAAAAATCCACATATACGCATAACAAAAGAAGATCTTAATGAGAATGTGGATATGATTTTAGGATTTTTAAATAGGAGATATAAATGA